The following coding sequences lie in one Nitratireductor mangrovi genomic window:
- a CDS encoding tyrosine-type recombinase/integrase yields the protein MGIAQYDPAALGRPAWNAGRKVGVKIGTLVIGQEVRKRGMVVQQKTGRPVQFEITADVRASLLAWLERRGGTIDDVAFPSRVDHADHISTRQYARLVVDEWVSAIGLRREDYGTHSLRRTKAAMIYKATGNLRAIQNLLGHDALELAEHH from the coding sequence ATGGGCATTGCACAATACGATCCTGCTGCGTTGGGACGCCCAGCATGGAATGCCGGCCGGAAGGTCGGCGTAAAGATTGGCACTCTTGTAATAGGCCAAGAAGTGCGGAAACGCGGCATGGTCGTCCAGCAGAAAACTGGGCGCCCCGTCCAGTTCGAGATCACAGCCGATGTCAGGGCAAGTTTGCTTGCGTGGCTTGAACGAAGAGGTGGCACGATCGATGACGTCGCCTTTCCCAGCCGTGTCGATCACGCCGATCATATTAGCACCCGCCAGTACGCAAGACTGGTGGTCGATGAGTGGGTCTCTGCGATTGGGCTGCGCCGCGAAGACTACGGCACGCACTCACTACGTCGCACGAAGGCGGCAATGATCTACAAGGCTACTGGCAATCTTCGTGCGATCCAGAACTTGCTCGGGCATGATGCTCTGGAATTGGCAGAGCACCACTGA
- a CDS encoding ArsR/SmtB family transcription factor, whose amino-acid sequence MSGRVLVVDPSERPDLIRGLASEIRVSILKLLRNGEEKNVNQIAEQLSLPQSTVSSNLQVLEDAGLITTASRKARKGSQKVCRTAFTEILVGFRDDLPEAGDGTIEVSMPLGLYTSCEVTGPCGLCSVDGVIGLLDVPDTFLDPDRMKTGLLWFTRGYVEYQFPNNTKLNRTKPTALEFSMELSSEVPGTAADWPSDIFLQVNGIDVGTWTSPGDFGDKRGVYTPDWWKLAGSQYGKLKNWRINGKGSFIDGVQISDVTLDDLLIEQHRSIRMRIGVKEDAEHPGGMNIFGRGFGNYDQDIVLRIAT is encoded by the coding sequence ATGAGTGGCAGAGTACTTGTCGTAGACCCCTCGGAACGCCCTGATCTCATCCGGGGTCTGGCGAGCGAGATACGCGTATCCATCCTCAAACTGCTGCGAAACGGCGAGGAGAAAAACGTTAATCAGATCGCCGAACAGCTCAGCCTGCCCCAGTCGACGGTTTCATCCAATCTGCAGGTGTTGGAAGACGCCGGCCTCATTACGACGGCAAGCCGCAAGGCTCGAAAGGGAAGTCAGAAAGTCTGCAGGACGGCCTTCACCGAAATCCTTGTGGGGTTCCGTGACGACCTGCCGGAGGCCGGCGACGGAACGATCGAAGTATCCATGCCGCTCGGTCTTTACACGAGCTGCGAGGTGACCGGCCCATGCGGGCTCTGCTCGGTGGACGGGGTCATCGGCCTGCTCGATGTTCCCGATACCTTCCTCGATCCCGATCGAATGAAAACCGGCCTTCTCTGGTTTACCAGGGGCTATGTCGAGTACCAGTTTCCTAACAATACGAAGCTCAATCGCACGAAACCGACGGCGCTGGAATTCTCGATGGAGCTGAGCTCCGAGGTCCCCGGCACGGCCGCCGACTGGCCGTCGGACATCTTCCTGCAGGTAAACGGAATCGATGTCGGGACATGGACGTCGCCCGGGGATTTCGGCGACAAGCGCGGCGTCTATACGCCAGACTGGTGGAAGCTTGCGGGATCCCAATACGGCAAGCTGAAGAACTGGCGAATAAACGGCAAAGGCAGTTTCATCGACGGCGTCCAGATATCCGACGTGACGCTCGATGATCTGCTGATCGAACAGCACCGCTCTATCCGGATGCGCATCGGCGTGAAAGAAGACGCCGAACATCCCGGCGGAATGAACATATTCGGCCGCGGATTCGGCAATTACGATCAGGATATCGTGCTGCGCATAGCCACCTGA
- a CDS encoding alpha-N-arabinofuranosidase codes for MEAHVTAHSRYVIADIDNRLYGSFLEHLGRAVYTGIYEPDHPSADENGMRRDVIDLVRELDTPICRYPGGNFVSAYNWEDGIGPKDERPTRLDLAWHTSESNHVGIHEFAEWAKSANTEMMLAVNLGSRGLDAARNFVEYVNHPGGSYWSDLRKKNGRAEPWDVKLWCLGNEMDGPWQVGHKSAAEYGHLANETAKALRAFDDRLDLVVCGSSHSDMATYPQWEATVLESTYEQVDYISLHMYFENYEKNTAEYLALPMKLDRYIGTVGGIIDYVKAKRRAKNTVRISFDEWNVWYHERKNDAKRMKEWGWPHAPALLEDIYNFEDVLQVGCILNTFIRRSDVVRIACIAQLVNVIAPIMTAPGGSAWKQTIYYPFQLASRYGRGTALQLDVDCPAYDADIAAGVDYLDIAGVHDSDAGTLTFFAVNRNGKEPMDISISIEGFGEAKSVAHTLIKNDDLEATNTEKNPENVKPEAGKGAQLSGSRLTVSMPAHSYSMISVQL; via the coding sequence GTGGAAGCACACGTCACGGCGCATTCGCGCTATGTGATCGCCGACATTGACAATCGTCTCTACGGATCGTTCCTTGAGCATCTCGGGCGTGCTGTTTACACCGGCATTTACGAGCCCGACCATCCGAGCGCCGACGAAAACGGAATGCGCCGCGACGTCATCGACCTCGTGCGCGAGCTCGATACGCCGATCTGCCGCTATCCCGGCGGCAATTTCGTTTCAGCTTACAATTGGGAAGACGGCATCGGGCCGAAGGACGAGCGTCCGACGCGACTGGATCTCGCCTGGCATACATCGGAATCAAATCATGTCGGCATCCACGAATTCGCGGAATGGGCGAAATCCGCGAACACCGAAATGATGCTCGCCGTCAATCTCGGCTCGCGCGGGCTGGATGCCGCGCGCAACTTCGTCGAATACGTCAATCATCCGGGCGGCAGTTATTGGTCGGACCTGCGCAAGAAGAACGGCCGCGCCGAACCATGGGACGTGAAGCTGTGGTGCCTGGGCAATGAAATGGACGGCCCCTGGCAGGTTGGACACAAGAGCGCGGCGGAATACGGCCATCTGGCCAACGAAACCGCCAAGGCACTCCGCGCGTTCGACGACAGGCTGGACCTCGTCGTGTGCGGCTCGTCGCATTCGGATATGGCGACCTACCCGCAGTGGGAGGCCACGGTGCTGGAGAGCACATATGAGCAGGTCGACTACATCTCGCTGCACATGTATTTCGAGAACTACGAAAAGAACACCGCCGAATATCTGGCGCTGCCGATGAAGCTCGATCGCTATATCGGCACAGTCGGCGGCATCATCGACTATGTCAAAGCGAAGCGGCGGGCGAAGAACACCGTCAGAATCTCATTCGATGAGTGGAACGTCTGGTATCACGAGCGCAAAAACGACGCCAAACGCATGAAAGAGTGGGGATGGCCGCACGCGCCCGCGCTTCTGGAAGACATCTACAATTTCGAAGACGTTCTGCAGGTCGGCTGCATACTCAACACGTTCATCCGCCGCTCCGACGTTGTGCGCATCGCCTGCATCGCGCAGCTCGTGAACGTCATCGCGCCGATCATGACTGCGCCGGGAGGCTCTGCCTGGAAGCAGACGATCTACTACCCGTTCCAGTTAGCATCGCGCTACGGCCGAGGAACCGCTCTCCAACTGGATGTCGATTGCCCCGCATATGACGCCGACATAGCGGCAGGCGTCGACTATCTCGACATCGCCGGTGTTCACGACAGCGACGCCGGAACGCTGACCTTCTTTGCCGTCAACCGGAACGGCAAGGAGCCCATGGATATCAGCATCTCGATCGAGGGCTTCGGCGAAGCAAAGTCCGTCGCCCACACGCTGATCAAGAATGACGACCTCGAAGCGACCAATACAGAAAAGAACCCGGAGAACGTCAAACCCGAAGCCGGAAAGGGAGCGCAGCTGTCGGGCAGTCGGCTGACCGTCAGCATGCCGGCACATTCCTATTCGATGATCAGCGTACAGCTTTAG
- a CDS encoding extracellular solute-binding protein, whose protein sequence is MLKLSALKTSALAAAVLMSSAAYAEETVVWWDFLGGGDGVRMKQMISDFNAAHEGEIKIDATTLEWGVPFYTKVQTAVPVGEAPDIMTYHASRIPLAVDQNLLSEITADDWSKMDLAKSDYAPSTWDAVTIDGKQYAVPLDTHPIVLYYNKDLLKQAGRLNDDGTPMGMDSREGFTETLQALKDSGSVKFPLGSVTADGNFMFRTIYSLMGQQDGELMTDGEFLVGDNGQKLQNALSVLAEWTNEGLQSTYTDYPATVALFTSGEAAMMINGVWEVPTMTDLHKDGKLFEWGAVELPVIFDHPSTYADSHAFAIPAGDMSAEKRDAVLEVMSWISKNSLFWATAGHIPAYGPVTESAEYKAMEPNATYSPLTQNMIFDPKSTLAGIAGPIFDVMSTYFVPTLNGEMDPAEAVEEIKVELNDL, encoded by the coding sequence ATGTTGAAACTGAGTGCTCTCAAAACAAGCGCGTTGGCGGCGGCGGTACTGATGTCGTCCGCCGCCTATGCAGAAGAAACCGTTGTCTGGTGGGATTTCCTTGGCGGTGGCGACGGCGTGCGCATGAAGCAGATGATCTCTGATTTCAATGCCGCGCACGAAGGCGAGATCAAGATCGATGCCACCACGCTGGAATGGGGCGTTCCGTTCTACACCAAGGTGCAGACGGCTGTGCCGGTCGGCGAAGCGCCCGACATCATGACCTATCACGCCAGCCGCATTCCGCTGGCCGTGGACCAGAACCTGCTGTCGGAAATCACGGCGGATGACTGGTCGAAGATGGACCTGGCCAAAAGCGACTATGCGCCCTCGACCTGGGATGCGGTCACCATCGACGGCAAGCAATACGCGGTGCCGCTCGATACGCACCCGATCGTCCTCTACTACAACAAGGACCTTCTCAAGCAGGCCGGGCGGCTCAACGACGACGGCACACCGATGGGCATGGACAGTCGCGAGGGCTTTACCGAAACGCTTCAGGCACTGAAGGATTCCGGGTCGGTCAAGTTCCCGCTTGGATCGGTCACCGCCGACGGCAACTTCATGTTCCGCACCATCTACTCGCTGATGGGACAGCAGGACGGCGAGTTGATGACCGATGGGGAGTTCCTTGTCGGCGACAATGGGCAGAAACTCCAGAACGCGCTTTCCGTGCTTGCCGAGTGGACGAATGAGGGCCTGCAGTCGACCTATACGGACTACCCGGCAACGGTCGCGCTGTTCACCTCGGGCGAAGCGGCGATGATGATCAACGGCGTCTGGGAAGTCCCGACGATGACCGACCTGCACAAGGACGGCAAGCTGTTCGAGTGGGGCGCTGTTGAACTGCCGGTGATCTTCGATCATCCCTCGACCTACGCCGACAGCCACGCCTTCGCGATTCCCGCCGGCGACATGAGCGCCGAAAAGCGCGACGCCGTGCTTGAGGTGATGAGCTGGATCTCCAAGAACTCGCTGTTCTGGGCGACCGCCGGCCACATCCCGGCCTACGGCCCGGTCACCGAAAGCGCCGAGTACAAGGCGATGGAGCCCAACGCGACCTATTCGCCGCTCACGCAGAACATGATCTTCGATCCCAAGTCGACGCTGGCTGGTATCGCTGGTCCGATCTTCGACGTCATGTCCACCTATTTCGTCCCGACGCTGAACGGTGAAATGGATCCGGCGGAAGCGGTCGAAGAAATCAAGGTCGAACTGAACGATCTGTGA
- a CDS encoding carbohydrate ABC transporter permease, with amino-acid sequence MIRDTKNEWLVALILLTPFLAVYGLIFVYPTIDMFLLSFTDAPLIGEGDYVGIENYTRLGRDRRFDTAMWNTAYFVALSVVPGTAVALAIALGVSRLTGRMQALILALFFLPYILPVSVVYRLWDWTMNFQFGIAMHVFDMLGIARVPVFKTTTWFMPAVAFITIWWTCGFNILLFLAGLRAIPQEIYEAASLDNAGRWTTFRKVTWPLLWPITALNLTIQLILQMKIFDQVYLFSVGGRPNDNLVMVYYIFQRAFQSNHGGRAAAIAVVLFVIVVVVSVLNFQLTRFSGSGKR; translated from the coding sequence TTGATACGCGATACGAAGAATGAGTGGCTTGTCGCCCTGATCCTGCTTACACCCTTCCTGGCGGTGTACGGGCTGATCTTCGTCTATCCCACCATCGACATGTTCCTGCTGTCCTTCACGGACGCCCCGCTGATCGGCGAGGGGGATTATGTCGGCATCGAGAACTACACCCGCCTCGGCCGCGACCGCCGCTTCGATACGGCGATGTGGAATACCGCCTATTTCGTCGCGCTGTCGGTCGTTCCCGGCACCGCCGTCGCGCTGGCGATCGCGCTTGGCGTCAGCAGGCTGACGGGGCGCATGCAGGCGCTGATCCTGGCGCTGTTTTTCCTGCCTTACATCCTGCCGGTTTCGGTCGTCTATCGCCTGTGGGACTGGACGATGAACTTCCAGTTCGGCATCGCCATGCACGTCTTCGACATGCTGGGCATCGCCAGGGTGCCGGTATTCAAGACAACGACATGGTTCATGCCGGCGGTCGCCTTCATCACGATCTGGTGGACCTGCGGCTTCAACATCCTGCTGTTCCTGGCCGGCCTTCGCGCCATCCCGCAGGAAATCTACGAGGCGGCGTCGCTCGACAATGCCGGGCGCTGGACGACGTTCCGCAAGGTGACGTGGCCGCTGTTGTGGCCGATCACCGCCCTGAACCTAACGATCCAGCTGATCCTGCAGATGAAGATATTCGACCAGGTTTATCTGTTCTCGGTGGGAGGCAGGCCGAACGACAACCTGGTCATGGTCTATTACATCTTCCAGCGCGCCTTCCAGTCGAACCATGGCGGACGGGCGGCGGCGATCGCCGTTGTCCTGTTCGTGATCGTTGTCGTCGTCTCGGTGCTAAATTTCCAGCTCACCCGGTTTTCAGGGAGCGGCAAGCGATGA
- a CDS encoding carbohydrate ABC transporter permease produces the protein MNPVTARRFNVAGLAITLLTVVLAVLWAFPMYWGVVSSLKPDNEVVRPYIELWPDTLTFEHYVFALTQTQIGYWYMNSIATALGVMVLTVGSSIFAGYAISQLRFPFRTALWWFILASFMVPTQVLIINHFVLMANMGLLNTWAGIILPQLIHPVIIIVYKQFFDQVPKDFREAAIMDNASEWRILFKVYIPMNWGVTTALSIVTFIWAWNAFLWPFLAVTKTELMTITVGITQTNDSFGVYYASELAAAVLAGFPVALAYLLFQRRVTEAITLSAGIKG, from the coding sequence ATGAACCCGGTCACCGCCCGCCGCTTCAATGTTGCCGGACTGGCGATCACGTTGCTGACAGTGGTGCTCGCAGTGCTGTGGGCATTTCCCATGTACTGGGGGGTCGTGAGTTCGCTGAAGCCCGACAACGAGGTGGTGCGGCCCTATATCGAGCTGTGGCCCGACACGCTGACATTCGAGCACTATGTGTTCGCCCTGACCCAGACGCAGATCGGCTACTGGTACATGAACTCGATCGCCACGGCCCTCGGCGTCATGGTGCTGACGGTGGGCAGCTCGATCTTCGCCGGCTACGCGATCTCCCAGTTGCGCTTTCCGTTCAGGACGGCGCTGTGGTGGTTCATCCTCGCCAGCTTCATGGTGCCCACGCAGGTCCTGATCATCAATCACTTCGTGCTCATGGCGAATATGGGCCTGCTGAACACCTGGGCCGGCATCATCCTGCCGCAGCTCATCCACCCCGTCATCATCATCGTCTACAAACAGTTCTTCGATCAGGTGCCCAAGGATTTCCGCGAAGCGGCCATCATGGACAACGCGTCGGAATGGCGGATCCTGTTCAAGGTCTACATTCCGATGAACTGGGGTGTTACGACCGCGCTGTCGATCGTCACCTTCATCTGGGCATGGAACGCGTTCTTGTGGCCGTTCCTGGCGGTCACCAAGACCGAGTTGATGACCATCACCGTGGGGATCACACAAACCAACGACAGCTTCGGCGTCTACTACGCCAGCGAACTGGCCGCCGCCGTCCTTGCCGGGTTCCCGGTGGCGCTGGCCTATCTGCTGTTCCAGCGCAGGGTGACGGAAGCCATCACGCTGAGCGCCGGCATCAAGGGATAG
- a CDS encoding ABC transporter ATP-binding protein: MADIELANVSKSFGTERVIDNLSLVVNSGELIVFLGPSGSGKSTLLRMIAGLESIDSGTLTIGGKRSEHLAPGQRGVAMVFQNYALYPHMTVRENMAFGLHNIRMASDEIERRVHEAARILEMGELLGRRPAQLSGGQRQRVAIGRAIVKEPKAFLFDEPLSNLDAALRVRTRVELAELHQRMKATMIYVTHDQTEAMTLADRIVVLHDRKIEQIGTPMEVYLRPASRFVAGFVGSPGMNFMQADVSGGGQAIARLGDGAAMPLDIGNPASGSYELGIRPEGIRVVNSGNGKAATTHAKAGVVERLGERTLIYCTLKDGTEVIAQDGGRSEVSPGDDISLDFDSSAVHLFDRFGQAYHSH; the protein is encoded by the coding sequence ATGGCAGATATCGAACTGGCGAACGTCTCAAAGAGCTTCGGCACTGAGCGGGTCATCGACAACCTTTCGCTGGTGGTCAATTCGGGCGAGCTCATCGTGTTTCTCGGGCCTTCTGGTTCGGGAAAATCCACCTTGCTGAGAATGATTGCGGGCCTCGAATCGATCGATAGCGGAACGCTGACAATCGGCGGCAAGCGCAGCGAGCATCTGGCGCCCGGCCAGCGCGGCGTGGCGATGGTATTCCAGAACTACGCGCTGTATCCGCATATGACCGTTCGCGAAAACATGGCGTTCGGGCTCCACAACATCCGCATGGCGAGTGACGAGATCGAGCGCCGCGTTCACGAAGCGGCGCGTATTCTCGAAATGGGCGAACTGCTCGGACGGCGCCCGGCCCAGCTTTCCGGCGGGCAGCGCCAGCGCGTCGCGATCGGCCGCGCAATCGTGAAGGAACCGAAGGCATTTCTTTTCGACGAGCCGCTCTCGAATCTGGATGCGGCGCTCCGGGTCCGTACCCGCGTTGAGCTAGCCGAACTGCACCAGCGCATGAAAGCGACGATGATTTACGTCACGCACGACCAGACCGAGGCGATGACACTGGCCGACCGCATCGTCGTTCTCCATGATCGGAAGATCGAGCAGATCGGGACGCCGATGGAGGTGTATCTCAGACCCGCATCGCGTTTCGTAGCGGGTTTCGTCGGCAGCCCGGGCATGAACTTCATGCAGGCGGACGTGTCGGGCGGCGGCCAGGCCATCGCGAGGCTCGGCGACGGCGCCGCGATGCCGCTTGACATCGGCAATCCTGCCTCGGGTTCCTACGAACTCGGCATCCGGCCAGAGGGCATCCGGGTTGTCAATTCCGGCAACGGCAAAGCGGCTACGACCCACGCCAAGGCAGGTGTGGTCGAGCGGCTCGGCGAACGAACCCTGATTTACTGCACGCTGAAGGATGGTACGGAGGTGATTGCGCAGGACGGCGGCCGTTCCGAGGTTTCGCCCGGCGACGACATCAGCCTCGATTTCGATTCCTCGGCGGTGCACCTGTTCGACCGGTTCGGCCAAGCCTACCACTCGCACTGA
- the atzF gene encoding allophanate hydrolase — MNIKELPFTIDAIAKAYAEGVRPEAVIAEAFRRLEAVGDPGIFIHEARETALAEAAALGKPDGRPLWGVPYVAKDNIDVAGMPTTAACPDFEYRPADDAFVVSKLRAAGAICLGKTNLDQFATGLVGVRTPYPVPRNALDPEIVPGGSSAGSAVAVAQGMAAFSLGTDTAGSGRVPAALNSIVGLKPTLGALSSSGVVPACRTLDTISIFAMTVADAWTVFDAACSFDAKDAYSRDISVSDLSAVPPALRIGVPDTKSLIAFDNGMQETDFRGTVAKLASSGATIVELDFEPFYAVARMLYEGAWLAERVSAVGDRLTEKPETLHPTTRAILEPGLALSAVDAFEGQYRLKELERACLNLLAKVDALCVPTIPSFVSVKEIEADPIGPNSLLGTYTNFVNLLDMCGIAIPTGTRADGRPGSVTLLGEKGRDALCAAVALTLEAGSMGATVWERPTHTAIEPGAPRDSEIAIAVCGAHMSGLPLNHQLTDLGGRFLRAAHSAPEYGLYALAGGPPARPGMVRQAKGGGSIALEVWALPKSGVGAFLAGIPAPLGLGTVTLDDGSAVKGFICEAHGIAEAKDITAFCGWRAWLAAGQKTAAQEAVA, encoded by the coding sequence ATGAATATCAAAGAACTGCCATTCACGATTGATGCAATCGCCAAGGCATATGCGGAGGGCGTACGGCCGGAAGCGGTGATTGCGGAGGCGTTCCGGCGCCTGGAGGCCGTGGGCGACCCTGGAATATTCATCCATGAAGCGCGCGAGACAGCGCTTGCGGAAGCGGCAGCGCTGGGCAAGCCCGACGGCCGTCCGCTGTGGGGAGTTCCTTATGTCGCCAAGGACAACATCGACGTAGCCGGCATGCCCACGACGGCCGCTTGCCCGGACTTCGAATATAGGCCCGCTGACGACGCCTTCGTGGTTTCGAAACTGCGCGCCGCCGGCGCGATATGCCTCGGCAAAACCAACCTCGACCAGTTCGCCACAGGTCTCGTCGGTGTTCGCACGCCTTACCCGGTGCCGCGCAACGCGCTCGACCCCGAGATTGTGCCGGGTGGGTCGTCCGCCGGATCGGCGGTGGCGGTGGCGCAAGGCATGGCGGCATTTTCGCTTGGAACCGACACTGCGGGATCGGGCCGGGTTCCAGCTGCGCTCAACTCCATTGTCGGCCTGAAGCCGACACTCGGAGCACTGTCGAGCTCGGGAGTCGTCCCCGCCTGCCGGACGCTGGACACGATCTCAATTTTCGCGATGACGGTGGCCGATGCTTGGACAGTTTTTGACGCCGCCTGCAGTTTCGACGCAAAAGACGCCTACTCGCGCGACATCTCCGTTTCGGACCTGTCGGCGGTGCCACCGGCCCTCCGCATCGGCGTCCCGGATACAAAGAGCCTGATCGCATTCGACAACGGAATGCAGGAGACCGACTTTCGCGGTACTGTCGCGAAACTTGCATCGTCGGGCGCCACAATCGTCGAGCTCGACTTCGAGCCGTTCTACGCAGTCGCGCGCATGCTCTACGAGGGCGCATGGCTTGCCGAGCGGGTATCCGCTGTCGGCGACCGTCTGACCGAAAAGCCCGAAACGCTCCATCCCACCACACGCGCCATACTCGAACCCGGCCTCGCGCTCAGTGCGGTCGACGCTTTTGAGGGCCAGTACCGCTTGAAGGAGCTGGAGCGGGCCTGCCTGAACCTTTTGGCGAAGGTCGACGCGCTCTGCGTTCCGACCATCCCGTCATTTGTTTCGGTGAAGGAGATCGAAGCCGATCCGATCGGCCCCAACTCGCTTCTCGGCACCTACACCAATTTCGTCAATCTGCTCGACATGTGCGGGATCGCAATTCCAACGGGCACCCGCGCGGACGGTCGGCCGGGCAGCGTTACGCTGCTGGGGGAGAAGGGCCGGGACGCGCTTTGCGCCGCAGTCGCCCTGACGCTGGAAGCCGGCTCGATGGGCGCGACTGTCTGGGAGCGGCCCACGCACACGGCGATCGAACCCGGTGCACCCCGCGACTCCGAAATCGCCATCGCTGTCTGCGGCGCGCACATGTCGGGTCTGCCGCTCAACCACCAGCTCACCGATCTGGGCGGTCGGTTCCTACGCGCCGCGCACTCGGCACCGGAATACGGGCTCTACGCCCTCGCCGGAGGCCCGCCCGCCAGGCCGGGCATGGTGCGCCAGGCGAAAGGCGGCGGATCGATCGCGCTAGAGGTGTGGGCGCTGCCGAAGTCCGGAGTGGGAGCATTCCTCGCCGGCATTCCGGCGCCGCTTGGGCTGGGTACCGTCACGCTCGATGACGGCAGCGCGGTGAAGGGTTTCATTTGCGAAGCGCATGGAATTGCCGAAGCGAAAGACATCACCGCGTTCTGTGGCTGGCGCGCATGGCTGGCGGCCGGACAGAAAACCGCAGCCCAGGAGGCTGTCGCCTGA
- a CDS encoding dipeptide ABC transporter ATP-binding protein, which yields MLSIKELQVGFRTRRGDVEAVKGISFELAKGERLGIVGESGSGKSVTSYALMRILDAGGSIRNGEAIYSGVDLRRASESAMRDIRGREISMVFQNPRAALNPIRKVGHQIEDVLRHHGRATRQEAREKAIAALEAVKINDAAARYEAYPFELSGGMCQRIVIAIALACEPTLLIADEPTTGLDITTQKAVMDLVDELVRARGMSSILITHDLGLASQYCDRIVVMKDGLIVEEGRPADLFTKPKHPYTTKLVNATPRRGATIRSLLPEDQRKPLEPRSIGNAPMMEVVRLTKTYEGKSGPVHAVKDISFTIREGESVGLVGESGCGKSTTSSMIVRLLDPTSGHILYRGQDLATIAASGFARNPLRSKIQMVFQDATDSLNPRQTARQAIAEPLKHLTPLKRETLRARAEELAALTGLPPHLLDRFPHQLSGGQKARVGIARAIAPDPDLLVLDEPTAALDVSIQAVVLNLLADLRAKLGMSYLFVSHDLNVVRLLCDQVVVMKGGLIVESGRTEDVMDNPEDAYTRQLLSAAPQAPDRKAA from the coding sequence ATGCTGTCGATCAAGGAGCTTCAGGTCGGTTTTCGCACGCGGCGCGGCGACGTAGAGGCGGTCAAGGGGATCAGCTTCGAACTCGCGAAAGGCGAAAGGCTCGGCATCGTCGGCGAAAGCGGATCAGGCAAGTCGGTCACGTCCTATGCTCTCATGCGCATCCTCGATGCGGGCGGGTCGATCCGAAACGGCGAAGCCATTTATTCGGGTGTCGATTTGCGCCGCGCTTCCGAGAGTGCGATGCGCGACATCCGCGGTCGCGAAATTTCGATGGTCTTCCAGAACCCGCGGGCGGCCCTCAACCCGATCCGCAAGGTCGGACACCAGATCGAAGACGTGTTGCGTCACCACGGACGCGCTACGCGCCAGGAGGCCCGCGAAAAAGCAATCGCGGCGCTCGAAGCTGTGAAGATCAACGATGCCGCCGCGCGCTACGAGGCCTATCCGTTCGAACTCTCGGGCGGCATGTGCCAGCGCATCGTGATCGCAATCGCGCTGGCCTGCGAGCCAACGCTTCTGATCGCCGACGAACCGACGACCGGTCTCGACATCACAACCCAAAAGGCCGTGATGGACCTTGTCGATGAACTTGTCCGTGCGCGCGGCATGTCGTCGATCCTGATTACCCACGACCTCGGGCTTGCCTCGCAATATTGCGACCGTATCGTGGTGATGAAGGACGGGCTGATCGTCGAGGAAGGCCGGCCTGCCGACCTGTTCACGAAGCCGAAGCATCCCTACACGACCAAGCTGGTCAATGCGACGCCGCGGCGCGGCGCCACCATCCGTTCGCTGCTGCCGGAAGACCAGCGCAAGCCATTGGAACCACGCTCGATCGGCAACGCGCCCATGATGGAGGTGGTCCGGCTTACCAAGACCTATGAGGGCAAGTCGGGTCCGGTCCATGCGGTGAAGGACATTTCCTTCACCATCCGCGAGGGGGAAAGCGTCGGCCTCGTCGGCGAGTCCGGCTGCGGCAAGTCCACCACATCGTCAATGATTGTCCGGCTGCTCGATCCGACTTCGGGCCACATTCTCTATCGGGGCCAGGACCTCGCGACGATTGCCGCTTCCGGGTTCGCCCGAAATCCACTGCGGTCCAAGATCCAGATGGTGTTCCAGGATGCGACGGACAGCCTGAACCCGCGCCAGACTGCGCGGCAGGCAATCGCCGAACCGCTCAAGCACCTCACACCACTCAAGAGGGAGACGCTTCGAGCCCGGGCTGAAGAACTTGCTGCGCTTACCGGTTTGCCGCCGCATCTGCTCGACCGGTTCCCGCACCAGCTTTCCGGTGGCCAGAAGGCGCGCGTCGGCATTGCGCGCGCCATTGCACCAGATCCCGACCTGCTCGTCCTCGACGAGCCGACCGCAGCTCTCGACGTTTCCATTCAGGCCGTCGTGCTCAACCTGCTGGCCGATCTCAGGGCGAAGCTCGGCATGAGCTACCTGTTCGTCAGCCACGACCTGAATGTCGTTCGCCTGCTCTGTGACCAGGTCGTGGTGATGAAAGGCGGCTTGATCGTCGAATCCGGGCGGACCGAAGACGTCATGGACAACCCTGAGGATGCCTACACCCGCCAATTGCTTTCCGCCGCGCCGCAGGCGCCGGACCGGAAGGCGGCATGA